From Paraburkholderia sabiae, a single genomic window includes:
- the secE gene encoding preprotein translocase subunit SecE, producing the protein MANPSVETVNTSSDKLMLVAGVLLVLAGFVGFFWLNGQEWYVRGAALAVGLIAGVAVGLLSAPGKGFIAFAKDSYKEVRKVVWPTRKEASQTTLVVFGFVLIMAVFLWICDKSIEWAIFSAILGWK; encoded by the coding sequence ATGGCGAATCCTTCCGTCGAAACTGTTAATACTTCCAGCGACAAGCTGATGCTCGTTGCCGGCGTATTGTTGGTCTTGGCCGGGTTCGTGGGGTTCTTCTGGCTGAATGGCCAAGAGTGGTACGTCCGCGGAGCAGCTCTCGCTGTCGGATTGATCGCAGGCGTCGCAGTCGGTCTTCTCTCAGCGCCCGGCAAGGGTTTTATCGCGTTCGCCAAAGACTCGTACAAAGAAGTTCGCAAGGTTGTCTGGCCGACCCGCAAGGAAGCAAGCCAAACGACTCTGGTGGTTTTCGGCTTTGTGCTGATCATGGCGGTGTTCCTCTGGATTTGCGACAAATCCATCGAGTGGGCGATTTTCTCGGCGATTCTGGGTTGGAAATGA
- the rplA gene encoding 50S ribosomal protein L1, translated as MAKLSKRLQAFAAKVDRQKLYAIEEALSLVKECASAKFDESIDVAVQLGIDAKKSDQVVRGSVVLPAGTGKSVRVAVFAQGEKAEQARAAGAEIVGMEDLAEQVKAGNLNFDVVIASPDTMRVVGTLGQILGPRGLMPNPKVGTVTPDVATAVKNAKAGQVQFRVDKAGIIHATIGRASFEPTALRSNLNALVEALQKAKPATSKGVYLRKIALSSTMGVGVRVDQATLAAQ; from the coding sequence ATGGCCAAGCTTTCGAAGCGTCTGCAAGCATTTGCAGCCAAGGTTGATCGTCAAAAGCTGTATGCGATCGAGGAAGCCCTGTCGCTCGTGAAGGAATGCGCAAGCGCGAAGTTCGACGAGTCGATCGACGTCGCAGTGCAACTCGGCATCGATGCAAAGAAGTCGGATCAAGTCGTTCGCGGCTCGGTCGTTCTGCCGGCAGGTACGGGTAAGTCGGTTCGCGTTGCTGTGTTCGCGCAAGGTGAAAAGGCTGAGCAAGCTCGTGCAGCGGGTGCAGAAATCGTCGGTATGGAAGACCTGGCTGAGCAAGTCAAGGCCGGCAACCTGAATTTCGACGTCGTGATCGCTTCGCCGGACACGATGCGCGTCGTTGGTACGCTTGGTCAGATTCTCGGCCCGCGTGGCCTGATGCCGAACCCGAAGGTCGGCACGGTTACGCCGGACGTCGCGACGGCAGTGAAGAACGCGAAGGCTGGTCAGGTTCAGTTCCGCGTCGACAAGGCCGGTATCATCCACGCAACGATCGGTCGCGCTTCGTTCGAACCGACGGCTCTGCGTTCGAACCTGAATGCGCTGGTCGAAGCCCTGCAAAAGGCGAAGCCGGCGACGAGCAAGGGCGTGTACCTGCGCAAGATCGCACTGTCGAGCACGATGGGTGTTGGCGTGCGTGTCGATCAGGCAACGCTCGCAGCACAGTAA
- the rplK gene encoding 50S ribosomal protein L11: MAKKIIGFIKLQIPAGKANPSPPVGPALGQRGLNIMEFCKAFNAQTQALEPGLPIPVVITAFADKSFTFVLKTPPATVLIKKAAKLDKGSSKPHTDKVGKITRAQAEEIAKTKMPDLTAADLDAAVRTIAGSARSMGITVEGV, from the coding sequence ATGGCAAAGAAAATCATCGGCTTTATCAAGCTGCAGATTCCTGCAGGTAAAGCCAATCCGTCGCCGCCGGTTGGTCCGGCACTGGGCCAGCGCGGCCTGAACATCATGGAGTTCTGCAAGGCGTTCAACGCGCAGACTCAAGCATTGGAACCAGGTCTGCCGATTCCGGTTGTCATCACCGCGTTCGCTGACAAGAGCTTCACGTTCGTTCTGAAGACGCCGCCGGCAACGGTGCTGATCAAGAAGGCTGCGAAGCTCGACAAGGGTTCGAGCAAGCCGCACACCGACAAGGTCGGTAAGATCACGCGCGCTCAAGCTGAAGAAATCGCGAAGACCAAGATGCCTGACCTCACGGCAGCTGATCTGGACGCAGCGGTCCGTACGATCGCTGGTAGCGCCCGCTCGATGGGCATCACCGTGGAGGGCGTGTAA
- the nusG gene encoding transcription termination/antitermination protein NusG, whose translation MSDIPASPSGKRWYVVHAYSGMEKSVQRALQERIERAGMQDKFGQILVPTEEVVEVKGGHKSVTERRFFPGYVLVEMEMTDETWHLVKNTAKVTGFVGGARNRPSPISPREVEKIMSQMQEGVEKPRPKTLFEVGEMVRVKDGPFTDFNGSVEEVNYEKSRVRVSVTIFGRATPVELEFGQVEKL comes from the coding sequence ATGAGTGATATTCCGGCATCCCCGAGCGGAAAACGTTGGTATGTGGTGCACGCCTACTCCGGCATGGAGAAGAGCGTGCAACGTGCGCTTCAAGAGCGCATCGAACGTGCTGGCATGCAAGACAAATTTGGTCAGATCCTCGTGCCGACCGAAGAAGTCGTCGAGGTGAAAGGCGGACACAAGTCCGTGACCGAGCGTCGTTTCTTTCCGGGTTATGTGCTCGTCGAAATGGAAATGACGGACGAAACATGGCACTTGGTGAAAAACACGGCCAAGGTAACCGGTTTCGTGGGTGGTGCGCGCAACCGTCCAAGCCCGATTTCCCCGCGGGAAGTCGAGAAAATCATGTCGCAGATGCAGGAAGGCGTCGAGAAGCCGCGCCCGAAGACCCTGTTCGAAGTCGGCGAGATGGTGCGTGTAAAGGACGGCCCGTTCACAGACTTCAACGGCAGCGTCGAAGAAGTGAACTACGAAAAGTCGCGTGTCCGTGTTTCTGTCACGATTTTCGGTCGCGCGACACCGGTCGAATTGGAATTCGGCCAGGTCGAGAAGCTGTAA
- the rplL gene encoding 50S ribosomal protein L7/L12 encodes MAIAKEDILEAVGAMSVLELNELVKAFEEKFGVSAAAVAVAGPAGAGGGAAAAEEQTEFTVILTETGANKVSVIKAVRELTGLGLKEAKDLVDGAPKPVKEAVPKAAAEEAKKKLEEAGAKAEIK; translated from the coding sequence ATGGCAATCGCAAAAGAAGACATCCTCGAAGCCGTAGGCGCGATGTCGGTTCTGGAACTGAACGAGCTGGTTAAGGCGTTCGAAGAAAAGTTTGGCGTGTCGGCTGCTGCTGTTGCAGTTGCTGGCCCCGCAGGTGCAGGCGGCGGCGCTGCTGCAGCTGAAGAGCAAACCGAGTTCACGGTTATCCTGACCGAAACGGGCGCGAACAAGGTTTCCGTGATTAAGGCAGTTCGTGAACTGACGGGTCTCGGCCTGAAGGAAGCGAAGGACCTGGTCGACGGTGCACCGAAGCCCGTTAAGGAAGCGGTGCCGAAGGCTGCTGCTGAAGAAGCCAAGAAGAAGCTGGAAGAAGCCGGCGCGAAGGCTGAAATCAAGTAA
- the rpoB gene encoding DNA-directed RNA polymerase subunit beta — protein MQYSFTEKKRIRKSFAKRPIVHQVPFLLATQLESFSTFLQADTATAQRKPEGLQAAFTSVFPIVSHNGFARLEFVSYMLSPPAFNIKECQQRGLTYCSALRAKVRLVLLDKESPSKPVVKEVKEQEVYMGEIPLMTPTGSFVINGTERVIVSQLHRSPGVFFEHDKGKTHSSGKLLFSARIIPYRGSWLDFEFDPKDVLYFRVDRRRKMPVTILLKAIGLTPEQILANFFVFDNFTLMPEGAQMEFVPERLRGEVARFDITDRDGKVIVQKDKRINAKHIRDLENAKTKFISVPEDYLLGRVLAKNVVDGDTGEVIANANDEVTESVLDKLREAKIKDIQTLYTNDLDQGPYISSTLRIDETADKMAARIAIYRMMRPGEPPTEEAVEALFNRLFYSEEAYDLSKVGRMKFNRRVGRDEIVGPMTLQDDDILATIKILVELRNGKGEVDDIDHLGNRRVRCVGELAENQFRAGLVRVERAVKERLGQAESENLMPHDLINSKPISSAIREFFGSSQLSQFMDQTNPLSEITHKRRVSALGPGGLTRERAGFEVRDVHPTHYGRVCPIETPEGPNIGLINSLALYAHLNEYGFLETPYRKVVDSKVTDQIDYLSAIEEGRYVIAQANAAVAEDGSLTDELVSSREAGETLMVTPDRIQYMDVAPSQIVSVAASLIPFLEHDDANRALMGSNMQRQAVPCLRPEKPVVGTGIERTVAVDSGTTVQALRGGVVDYVDAGRIVIRVNDDEAVAGDVGVDIYNLIKYTRSNQNTNINQRPIAKVGDKVARGDVLADGASTDLGELALGQNMLVAFMPWNGYNFEDSILISEKVVADDRYTSIHIEELNVVARDTKLGPEEITRDISNLAEVQLGRLDESGIVYIGAEVEAGDVLVGKVTPKGETQLTPEEKLLRAIFGEKASDVKDTSLRVPSGMSGTVIDVQVFTREGIQRDKRAQQIIDDELKRYRLDLNDQLRIVEGDAFQRLARMLEGKVANGGPKKLAKGTKIERAYLEDLDHYHWFDIRLADEEAAAQLEAIKDSIEQKRHQFDLAFEEKRKKLTQGDELPPGVLKMVKVYLAVKRRLQPGDKMAGRHGNKGVVSKIVPIEDMPYMADGRPADVVLNPLGVPSRMNVGQVLEVHLGWAAKGLGWRIGEMLQRQSKIEEVRAFLTKIYNESGRAEELESFSDDEILELAKNLREGVPFATPVFDGATEEEMSSMLDLAFPDDIAQNLGMTKSKNQVRLYDGRTGEGFERTVTVGYMHYLKLHHLVDDKMHARSTGPYSLVTQQPLGGKAQFGGQRFGEMEVWALEAYGASYVLQEMLTVKSDDVTGRTKVYENLVKGDHVIDAGMPESFNVLVKEIRSLGIDIDLDRN, from the coding sequence ATGCAATATTCCTTCACCGAGAAGAAGCGTATTCGCAAGAGTTTCGCGAAGCGCCCCATCGTTCACCAAGTACCTTTTCTGCTGGCTACCCAGCTTGAATCATTCAGCACGTTTCTGCAAGCAGATACGGCCACTGCGCAGCGCAAACCGGAAGGTCTGCAGGCTGCGTTCACCTCTGTTTTTCCCATTGTTTCGCACAACGGCTTCGCTCGTCTAGAGTTCGTCAGCTACATGCTGTCGCCGCCGGCATTCAACATCAAGGAATGTCAGCAGCGCGGTCTGACTTACTGCTCGGCGCTGCGTGCCAAGGTGCGTCTGGTTCTGCTCGACAAGGAATCGCCGAGCAAGCCCGTCGTCAAGGAAGTGAAGGAGCAGGAAGTGTACATGGGCGAAATTCCGCTCATGACGCCGACCGGCTCGTTCGTCATCAACGGCACGGAACGTGTGATCGTGTCGCAGCTGCACCGTTCGCCTGGCGTGTTCTTCGAACACGACAAGGGCAAGACGCACAGCTCCGGCAAGCTGCTGTTCTCGGCACGTATCATTCCTTACCGTGGTTCGTGGCTCGACTTCGAATTCGACCCGAAGGACGTGCTGTACTTCCGCGTCGACCGTCGCCGCAAGATGCCCGTCACGATCCTGCTGAAGGCTATCGGCCTGACGCCGGAGCAGATCCTCGCGAACTTCTTCGTGTTCGACAACTTCACGCTGATGCCGGAAGGCGCGCAGATGGAATTCGTGCCCGAGCGTCTGCGTGGTGAAGTCGCGCGCTTCGATATCACGGATCGCGACGGCAAGGTCATTGTCCAGAAGGACAAGCGTATCAACGCGAAGCACATTCGCGACCTCGAAAACGCGAAGACGAAATTCATTTCGGTTCCCGAAGACTATCTGCTCGGCCGCGTGCTGGCGAAGAACGTTGTCGACGGCGACACGGGCGAAGTGATCGCGAACGCGAACGACGAAGTCACGGAAAGCGTGCTCGACAAGCTGCGCGAAGCGAAGATCAAGGACATCCAGACGCTCTACACGAACGATCTGGATCAAGGTCCGTACATCTCGTCGACGCTGCGTATCGATGAAACGGCCGACAAGATGGCCGCGCGTATCGCGATCTACCGCATGATGCGTCCGGGCGAACCGCCGACGGAAGAAGCCGTCGAGGCGCTGTTCAACCGTCTGTTCTATAGCGAAGAAGCGTACGACCTGTCGAAGGTGGGTCGTATGAAGTTCAACCGCCGCGTCGGCCGTGACGAAATCGTCGGCCCGATGACGCTGCAGGACGACGACATCCTCGCGACGATCAAGATCCTCGTCGAGCTGCGTAACGGCAAGGGCGAAGTGGACGACATCGACCACCTCGGCAACCGTCGTGTGCGTTGTGTCGGCGAACTGGCGGAGAACCAGTTCCGCGCAGGTCTCGTGCGTGTCGAACGTGCTGTGAAGGAACGCCTCGGCCAGGCCGAAAGCGAAAACCTGATGCCGCACGACCTGATCAACTCGAAGCCGATTTCGTCGGCGATTCGCGAGTTCTTCGGTTCGTCGCAGCTGTCGCAGTTCATGGACCAGACCAACCCGCTGTCGGAAATCACCCACAAGCGCCGCGTGTCGGCACTTGGCCCGGGCGGTCTGACGCGCGAGCGCGCTGGCTTTGAAGTCCGCGACGTGCACCCGACGCACTATGGCCGCGTGTGCCCGATCGAAACGCCGGAAGGTCCGAACATCGGTCTGATCAACTCGCTGGCTCTGTACGCGCACCTGAACGAATACGGCTTCCTCGAAACGCCGTATCGCAAGGTCGTGGACAGCAAGGTCACGGACCAGATCGACTATCTGTCGGCAATCGAAGAAGGCCGTTACGTGATCGCTCAGGCGAACGCGGCGGTGGCGGAAGATGGTTCGCTGACCGACGAACTCGTGTCGTCGCGTGAAGCAGGCGAAACGCTGATGGTCACGCCAGACCGCATCCAGTACATGGACGTGGCGCCGTCGCAGATCGTGTCGGTGGCTGCATCGCTGATTCCGTTCCTCGAGCACGACGACGCGAACCGTGCATTGATGGGTTCGAACATGCAGCGTCAGGCTGTGCCGTGTCTGCGTCCGGAAAAGCCGGTCGTCGGTACGGGCATCGAGCGTACGGTGGCTGTCGACTCGGGCACGACCGTGCAGGCGCTGCGCGGCGGTGTGGTCGATTACGTCGACGCAGGCCGTATCGTGATTCGTGTGAACGACGATGAAGCGGTTGCCGGTGACGTCGGTGTCGACATCTACAACCTGATCAAGTACACGCGTTCGAACCAGAACACGAACATCAACCAGCGTCCGATCGCGAAGGTCGGCGACAAGGTTGCCCGCGGCGACGTGCTGGCTGACGGCGCTTCGACGGACCTCGGCGAACTGGCTCTCGGCCAGAACATGCTGGTCGCGTTCATGCCGTGGAACGGTTACAACTTCGAAGACTCGATCCTGATCTCGGAGAAGGTTGTTGCGGACGATCGCTACACGTCGATCCACATCGAAGAACTGAACGTCGTTGCTCGTGACACGAAGCTCGGACCGGAAGAAATCACGCGCGATATTTCGAATCTCGCTGAAGTGCAGCTTGGCCGTCTCGACGAGTCGGGCATCGTGTACATCGGCGCGGAAGTCGAAGCAGGCGACGTGCTGGTCGGCAAGGTCACGCCGAAGGGCGAAACCCAGCTGACGCCGGAAGAAAAGCTGCTGCGCGCGATCTTCGGCGAGAAGGCATCGGACGTGAAGGATACGTCGCTGCGTGTGCCGTCGGGCATGAGCGGCACGGTTATCGACGTGCAGGTGTTCACGCGCGAAGGCATCCAGCGCGACAAGCGTGCGCAACAGATCATCGACGATGAACTGAAGCGCTATCGTCTCGACCTGAACGACCAGCTGCGTATCGTGGAAGGCGACGCGTTCCAGCGTCTGGCACGCATGCTCGAAGGCAAGGTCGCGAACGGCGGTCCGAAGAAGCTCGCGAAGGGCACGAAGATCGAACGCGCTTACCTGGAAGATCTGGATCACTACCACTGGTTCGACATCCGCCTCGCGGACGAAGAAGCAGCGGCGCAGCTCGAAGCGATCAAGGATTCGATCGAACAGAAGCGTCACCAGTTCGACCTCGCGTTCGAAGAGAAGCGCAAGAAGCTCACGCAAGGCGACGAACTGCCGCCGGGCGTGCTGAAGATGGTCAAGGTGTACCTGGCAGTCAAGCGCCGCCTGCAGCCTGGCGACAAGATGGCCGGCCGTCACGGTAACAAGGGTGTCGTGTCGAAGATCGTCCCGATCGAAGACATGCCGTACATGGCCGATGGCCGTCCGGCTGACGTCGTGCTGAACCCGCTCGGCGTTCCGTCACGGATGAACGTGGGTCAGGTTCTCGAAGTGCATCTGGGCTGGGCCGCGAAGGGTCTGGGCTGGCGTATCGGCGAAATGCTGCAGCGTCAGTCGAAGATCGAGGAAGTTCGCGCATTCCTGACCAAGATCTATAACGAGTCGGGCCGCGCGGAAGAGCTGGAAAGCTTCTCCGACGACGAGATCCTCGAACTGGCGAAGAACCTGCGCGAAGGCGTGCCGTTCGCAACGCCGGTGTTCGACGGTGCGACGGAAGAAGAAATGTCCAGCATGCTGGACCTCGCCTTCCCGGACGACATCGCGCAGAACCTCGGCATGACGAAGTCGAAGAACCAGGTGCGTCTGTACGACGGCCGCACGGGAGAAGGCTTCGAGCGTACGGTTACGGTCGGCTACATGCACTACCTGAAGCTGCATCACCTGGTCGACGACAAGATGCACGCGCGTTCGACGGGCCCGTACTCGCTCGTCACGCAGCAGCCGCTGGGTGGTAAGGCGCAGTTCGGTGGCCAGCGTTTCGGTGAAATGGAAGTGTGGGCGCTCGAAGCGTACGGCGCATCGTACGTGCTGCAGGAAATGTTGACGGTCAAGTCGGACGACGTGACAGGCCGGACCAAGGTTTATGAAAACCTGGTCAAGGGCGATCACGTCATCGACGCGGGCATGCCGGAATCCTTCAACGTGCTGGTGAAGGAAATCCGCTCGCTCGGTATCGACATCGACCTCGACCGCAACTAA
- the rplJ gene encoding 50S ribosomal protein L10 — MPLNKEGKQAVVAEVSAQVAKAQTMVLAEYRGIAVGDLTKLRAKAREQQVYLRVLKNTLARRAVEGTPFAPLAEQMTGPLIYGISEDAIAAAKVVNDFSKGNDKLVIKAGSYEGKVMDKAGVQALANIPSREELLSKLLFVMQAPVSGFARAMAALAEKKQGEAA; from the coding sequence GTGCCACTGAACAAAGAAGGTAAGCAGGCCGTAGTGGCTGAGGTTTCCGCGCAAGTCGCGAAAGCCCAGACCATGGTTCTGGCCGAGTATCGTGGAATCGCGGTTGGCGATCTGACCAAGCTGCGCGCGAAAGCGCGCGAGCAACAGGTGTATCTGCGCGTGTTGAAGAACACGTTGGCGCGTCGCGCTGTTGAAGGTACCCCGTTTGCTCCGCTGGCTGAGCAGATGACCGGTCCTCTGATCTACGGCATCTCGGAAGATGCAATTGCTGCTGCTAAGGTCGTCAACGACTTCAGCAAGGGCAATGACAAGTTGGTCATCAAGGCTGGTTCCTACGAAGGCAAGGTGATGGACAAGGCAGGCGTGCAAGCGCTGGCCAACATCCCGAGCCGCGAAGAGCTGCTCTCCAAGCTGTTGTTCGTTATGCAAGCGCCTGTTTCTGGCTTTGCGCGCGCTATGGCCGCGCTGGCAGAAAAGAAGCAGGGCGAAGCTGCGTAA